The DNA window CTAAGTCCCCGTATACCAGTGCTACACTTGagcgttgattttttttattttttttggcttagAAATTCCCTCCGTTCTAAGATACTGAGGGTGTTTCTTCATTAAATTGCGAAAGGCCAGTTTTAGTGAGAAAcgcatataatatatagaatatcaCACAGTGTCCTTCCAGACTAGATTTAATGTTATTGCCTTTTTCAGTAAGATAATAAAGCAGAACATATTTTAGGGATTGCGATTTTGTACATGGTGATAATAAAAGGGACTGTCCTCGTCCTCTCTCCACGTGTGAAACGGGCGCTTATTTCGATATTCAAAGAGTGATAAAGCCCAAGAAATGATACCTTGTGCAGTAGCTAAGCCGACTATCAAAGAAACACTAAAGACATGATAAAATGATTATACTTCAAAAGACTTCACGATTGTGAAATCTTTTGAAGCATAAAcagctttggttttaaaagccaGAACCATTTCGAGCACGGAAGGAGAGGGTTAAGCATATtattgagaggaaaaaaaaaagtgaaggggcGTGTTTAAAACGCCCGCCTCCTTTGCTGCAGGTCCCCATACGGTCCGTCCGAGGAGTATATAAGGAAGAGCTTTGCACAGCATCTCATATCGTTCGTGCAGAAAGAAGAGCAGAACCATGTCTGGCAGAGGCAAAGGAGGAAAGGGTCTCGGAAAAGGTGGCGCTAAGCGTCACAGGAAGGTTCTTCGTGACAACATCCAGGGCATTACCAAGCCTGCAATTCGTCGCCTTGCTCGCAGGGGAGGCGTGAAGCGTATTTCCGGCCTCATCTATGAGGAGACTCGCGGGGTGCTGAAGGTATTCCTGGAGAACGTCATCCGGGACGCCGTCACTTACACCGAGCATGCCAAGAGGAAGACTGTCACCGCCATGGACGTAGTTTATGCTCTTAAGCGCCAGGGCCGCACTCTCTATGGCTTCGGAGGTTAAAACTCGGGCTTGACTTTACCGCACACCCCATTAACCCAAAGGCCCTTTTCAGGGC is part of the Pelobates fuscus isolate aPelFus1 unplaced genomic scaffold, aPelFus1.pri scaffold_46, whole genome shotgun sequence genome and encodes:
- the LOC134584731 gene encoding histone H4, encoding MSGRGKGGKGLGKGGAKRHRKVLRDNIQGITKPAIRRLARRGGVKRISGLIYEETRGVLKVFLENVIRDAVTYTEHAKRKTVTAMDVVYALKRQGRTLYGFGG